In the genome of Paenibacillus pabuli, one region contains:
- a CDS encoding ABC transporter permease — protein sequence METLTEKSASAKKSSDPNPPTQNRRNRIWESMKQQKYLYLMSLPFVVWVFVFNYLPLWGWTMAFQNYKPARSFGDQEWVGFKHFVELFSDDRFYLVLRNTLAMSLMGLIVGFVVPIFFAILLNEMRGMFFKRAVQTVSYLPHFVSWVVVAGIITKMLSTDGGIINDILVNLNIIDQPIQFMAKGNLFWYIVTASDVWKETGWNAIIYLAAITGIDQELYEASRVDGANRWRQMWHITLPGIRTTISVLLIMSIGHLVSIGMEKQLLLGNSLVTDYAEVLDLYALNYGLNMGRFSYGTAIGIFNSVVSIILLFTANGLFKKITKESIM from the coding sequence ATGGAAACGCTAACAGAAAAATCCGCTTCCGCGAAAAAGAGCAGTGACCCCAATCCGCCAACACAAAATCGGCGGAACAGAATTTGGGAGAGCATGAAACAGCAAAAGTATCTCTATCTCATGTCATTGCCATTCGTAGTTTGGGTTTTTGTATTTAACTATCTGCCACTATGGGGATGGACGATGGCTTTCCAAAACTATAAACCTGCCAGATCGTTCGGTGATCAAGAGTGGGTTGGTTTTAAACATTTTGTAGAGTTGTTCAGTGATGATCGCTTCTACCTGGTACTTCGAAATACGCTTGCAATGAGCTTGATGGGGCTGATTGTCGGTTTTGTTGTGCCGATTTTCTTTGCGATTCTCTTAAATGAGATGAGAGGTATGTTCTTCAAACGTGCAGTGCAAACGGTATCATATCTGCCTCACTTTGTATCCTGGGTCGTTGTGGCAGGGATCATTACCAAGATGCTCTCCACCGATGGAGGGATTATCAATGACATTTTGGTAAACCTAAACATTATCGATCAACCAATCCAATTTATGGCGAAGGGGAACCTGTTCTGGTACATTGTAACCGCTTCAGATGTGTGGAAGGAAACCGGATGGAATGCAATTATCTATCTGGCAGCCATTACCGGTATTGACCAGGAACTTTATGAAGCTTCACGTGTAGACGGAGCCAACCGCTGGAGACAGATGTGGCATATTACATTGCCAGGAATTCGGACTACGATTTCCGTATTGTTAATCATGTCCATCGGGCATCTGGTGAGTATCGGAATGGAGAAACAGCTGTTGCTGGGTAACAGTCTGGTCACCGACTACGCTGAAGTCCTTGATCTATATGCGCTCAATTATGGTTTGAATATGGGACGATTCTCATATGGTA